A genomic segment from Idiomarina piscisalsi encodes:
- a CDS encoding phospholipase D-like domain-containing protein: MTPKVNVAQVSQFQLLSDAHQALIERVKLLRSAKQHIAMQYYLWRPDTSGLTLLKELLNAVERGVTVDLLLDDHHSRPIEPLLRDLSRRSNFNVKFFNPFRHRRWRWVNWLTDFKRMNRRMHNKALVIDQQIAIVGGRNVGDEYFGTHAGQLFSDLDVIVRGPVVTKVLEDWRHYWQCALSKSVGLIKRSHRSRLFEEIWKVFESKPETQDLNKYVLSDEQLNDETKALPEFSASAQVVSDDPLKADLASKPKRSLTQQIAKTIGSATQSILLVSPYFVPTATGVKELESLAEQGVEVRVLTNSLAVTDVPAVHAGYQRRRRRLLLAGIKLFELRLTEEKKLRKDMKPYFRRSASSLHAKTVTVDGSKVFVGSFNFDPRSAQINTESGIIIESVAMAQRINSMFDHELPMRAYEARLNRFYKLYWLDKSQIPAQKLYKEPGAGIGRRLTVWLTARLPVDHLL, translated from the coding sequence GGGTGAAACTGCTGCGCTCCGCAAAGCAACATATTGCGATGCAATACTACCTGTGGCGGCCGGACACCAGTGGGTTAACACTCTTAAAGGAGCTGTTGAATGCGGTAGAACGGGGGGTGACTGTGGACTTGCTGCTGGATGATCATCACAGCAGGCCCATAGAGCCATTGTTGCGTGACTTATCCCGCCGTAGCAACTTTAACGTGAAGTTTTTCAATCCGTTTCGACATCGTCGCTGGCGCTGGGTGAATTGGTTGACTGATTTCAAGCGCATGAACCGACGTATGCATAACAAAGCGTTGGTAATTGACCAGCAAATAGCGATAGTGGGCGGGCGTAATGTTGGTGATGAGTACTTCGGGACACATGCCGGTCAGCTTTTTTCTGACTTGGATGTTATTGTTCGAGGCCCGGTGGTTACGAAAGTGCTGGAAGATTGGCGTCATTACTGGCAATGCGCGTTGTCTAAATCGGTTGGTTTAATAAAGCGAAGCCATCGTAGTCGACTGTTTGAAGAAATATGGAAAGTGTTTGAGTCCAAGCCGGAAACGCAAGATTTAAACAAGTATGTGTTGTCGGATGAACAGTTAAATGATGAAACCAAAGCATTGCCTGAATTTTCAGCATCAGCGCAGGTGGTCAGTGATGACCCTTTAAAAGCGGACCTGGCCTCAAAGCCTAAACGATCGTTAACGCAGCAAATAGCCAAAACCATTGGCTCGGCGACTCAGTCTATCTTGTTGGTGTCTCCATACTTTGTCCCTACGGCAACCGGTGTAAAAGAATTAGAAAGCTTAGCTGAACAAGGCGTTGAAGTCCGCGTTTTGACAAACTCATTAGCCGTTACCGATGTGCCGGCCGTGCATGCAGGGTATCAGCGACGTCGTCGTCGTTTGTTGTTGGCAGGCATCAAGTTGTTTGAATTGCGTCTAACGGAAGAGAAAAAGCTGCGAAAAGACATGAAGCCTTACTTTCGTCGCTCTGCCTCCAGTCTGCATGCCAAAACCGTTACTGTAGACGGCAGCAAAGTCTTCGTTGGTTCGTTTAACTTCGACCCTCGCTCAGCACAGATCAATACAGAATCGGGAATTATCATTGAATCGGTCGCTATGGCACAGCGCATTAATTCAATGTTTGATCATGAGCTTCCTATGCGTGCTTATGAAGCAAGATTGAATCGTTTTTATAAACTGTATTGGTTGGACAAAAGTCAAATTCCGGCGCAAAAGCTCTATAAAGAGCCCGGCGCTGGTATTGGCAGACGCTTAACGGTTTGGTTGACCGCGCGTCTGCCGGTGGACCATTTACTCTAA
- a CDS encoding DUF885 domain-containing protein: protein MKKALIAVSISLLLGGCGEATNNSGSEKTNSVIKQSSVSEQLDAIYNDYFEQNLKLNPLLATYIGDSHYNDQLPNYLSEQHIAKQRQLNQRFLDKISGINPEQLSRSQRISYDIFKRKMALELEGLQYPEHLIPINQFYNLAGRLAMLGSGESAQPFKTVQDYENWASRMEQIPRLFEQAITNMKKGVEKDIVQPRILIEKAIPQITAHIDNKVENTLFWTPITNMPETISGAEADTLKQRYKQVLNDTVIPAYRMLATYLKEDYLPHTRTDSFGLGQLPGGDAWYQHKIEANTSTQLSADRIHKIGKSEVARIHSQMRDIMEEIEFDGDLAEFFDFMTNDPQFIYESREAMIEDYRALRSTVDERVSKLFNIFPEADYEVRKVEEFREQSASSGSYQSAPVDGSRPAIFYLNTYDLGSRPNWAKTALFLHEAAPGHHFQISIQQELEDLPEFRKYGRETAYTEGWGLYSEALGYDLGLYEDPYQRFGQLAAELWRSIRLVVDTGIHSKGWTRQEVLDYMYENAPVAESRAVSEAERFMALPGQALAYKIGELKISELRRRAENKLGDKFDIKAFHRVILEDGAVPLVILEQKVRRWIAERL from the coding sequence ATGAAAAAGGCACTGATTGCGGTTTCTATCTCTTTACTTCTTGGTGGCTGTGGCGAAGCGACGAACAATTCAGGCTCTGAAAAAACCAATTCAGTTATTAAACAATCGTCTGTCTCTGAACAGCTCGATGCCATTTACAACGACTACTTTGAACAGAACCTGAAGCTTAACCCGCTATTAGCGACTTACATTGGCGACAGTCACTATAACGACCAGCTGCCCAATTACTTGTCCGAACAACACATTGCAAAGCAACGTCAGTTAAACCAACGCTTTCTGGATAAAATATCCGGCATTAATCCCGAGCAACTCTCACGCAGCCAACGCATCAGTTACGACATTTTCAAACGTAAAATGGCGTTAGAGCTTGAAGGGCTGCAGTACCCGGAGCACCTTATTCCAATTAATCAGTTTTATAACCTAGCGGGTCGTTTAGCTATGTTGGGCTCTGGTGAGTCGGCGCAACCGTTTAAGACGGTTCAGGACTATGAAAATTGGGCATCGCGAATGGAACAAATTCCGCGCCTATTCGAGCAAGCCATTACCAACATGAAAAAAGGCGTGGAGAAAGACATTGTTCAACCGCGCATATTGATTGAAAAGGCCATACCGCAAATTACTGCACATATTGATAATAAAGTGGAGAACACCCTCTTTTGGACGCCCATAACCAATATGCCTGAGACTATTTCAGGGGCAGAGGCAGATACATTAAAGCAGCGCTATAAACAGGTGTTAAACGATACCGTTATACCGGCCTACAGAATGTTGGCCACTTATTTGAAAGAAGATTATTTACCCCATACTCGCACCGACAGTTTTGGTCTTGGCCAATTACCCGGCGGCGATGCTTGGTATCAACATAAGATAGAAGCCAACACGTCAACGCAACTTAGCGCCGACCGTATTCATAAAATAGGCAAAAGCGAAGTGGCGCGCATTCATTCACAAATGCGCGACATTATGGAGGAAATTGAATTCGACGGTGACCTGGCAGAATTCTTTGACTTTATGACCAACGATCCTCAGTTTATTTACGAAAGTCGTGAAGCAATGATCGAGGACTACCGAGCATTACGCAGTACAGTTGATGAACGTGTTAGTAAGCTTTTCAATATTTTCCCGGAAGCGGACTACGAAGTCAGAAAAGTAGAAGAGTTTCGTGAACAGTCGGCAAGTTCAGGCTCCTACCAATCAGCACCCGTAGACGGTTCACGCCCGGCGATATTCTACCTCAATACGTACGACTTAGGCTCACGCCCTAACTGGGCAAAAACCGCCCTGTTTTTACACGAAGCAGCGCCGGGACACCACTTCCAAATTTCCATTCAGCAAGAACTTGAAGATTTGCCCGAGTTCCGCAAATATGGTCGTGAAACCGCTTACACTGAAGGCTGGGGACTGTATTCCGAAGCACTCGGTTACGATTTAGGCTTATATGAGGACCCGTATCAACGATTTGGTCAACTCGCTGCCGAACTTTGGCGCTCTATTCGATTAGTCGTGGATACTGGTATCCATTCGAAAGGCTGGACGCGACAAGAAGTGCTCGACTACATGTACGAAAACGCACCAGTTGCTGAATCACGTGCCGTTTCGGAAGCAGAACGTTTTATGGCATTGCCAGGGCAAGCTCTTGCCTACAAAATTGGCGAGTTAAAAATCAGCGAGTTACGTCGCCGCGCCGAAAACAAACTCGGCGACAAATTTGATATTAAGGCGTTTCACCGGGTGATCTTAGAAGACGGCGCTGTGCCACTTGTCATTCTGGAACAAAAAGTCAGACGCTGGATAGCCGAACGACTTTAG